In Caretta caretta isolate rCarCar2 chromosome 4, rCarCar1.hap1, whole genome shotgun sequence, one genomic interval encodes:
- the VPS37A gene encoding vacuolar protein sorting-associated protein 37A isoform X2, which produces MNWLFPLSKGGGSSSPAAPLPALTSLQQQKQRQIESLRSAHSAIAEIQKDVEYRLPFTVNNLTININVLLPPQFPQEKPVISVFPPVRHHLMDKQGVYVACPLISNFTMHSDLGKIIQSLLDEFWKNPPVLAPSSTSFPYLYSKPAGMPHYTPQGFPFLPPYPPQETNRSIASVPVAESGYTTDKPAAPSYGLITDLPLPVPTTEALLQVGQNGFSYKMPDVPDAFPELSELSIPQLTDMNEQEDILLEQFVNLPQLKQIIVDKDDLVKSIEELAKKNLLLEPSLEAKRQTVLDKYEHLTQMKATFEKKMQRQHELSEICHCRRAKEEKLQQAITMHSQFHAPL; this is translated from the exons ATGAACTGGCTGTTCCCCCTGTCCAAGGGCGGCGGCTCCTCGTCCCCCGCGGCCCCGCTCCCCGCCCTCACCAGCctccagcagcagaagcagcggCAGATCGAGTCCCTGCGCAGCGCCCATTCCGC CATTGCCGAAATACAGAAAGATGTGGAATATAGGTTGCCATTCACCGTAAACAACCTGACCATTAATATTAACGT CTTGCTTCCTCCTCAGTTTCCTCAGGAAAAACCGGTGATCAGTGTTTTCCCACCAGTAAGACATCACTTAATGGACAAACAAGGAGTGTATGTGGCATGTCCATTAATAAGCAAT TTCACAATGCACTCTGACCTTGGAAAAATTATTCAGAGTTTACTGGATGAGTTTTGGAAGAATCCTCCAGTTTTGGCTCCTAGCTCAACGTCATTTCCATA TCTTTACAGTAAACCAGCTGGAATGCCTCATTATACTCCTCAGGGTTTTCCGTTTCTTCCTCCATACCCACCACAAGAAACAAATAGATCTATAGCCTCTGTGCCAGTTGCTGAATCAGGTTACACTACAGACAAACCCGCTGCTCCATCCTATGGCTTGATCACAGACCTGCCATTACCTGTTCCAACAACAGAAGCACTATTACAG GTGGGCCAGAATGGCTTCAGTTACAAGATGCCTGATGTTCCTGATGCTTTTCCAGAGCTCTCAGAATTAAG tataCCACAGCTGACAGATATGAATGAGCAAGAGGATATTTTGCTGGAACAGTTTGTGAATCTGCCCCAGCTGAAGCAAATCATAGTGGATAAAGATGACTTAGTGAAAAGCATTGAAGAGTTAGCAA aaaaaaatttaCTGTTGGAACCCAGtctagaggcaaaaaggcaaacAGTGCTTGATAAA TATGAACATCTTACTCAGATGAAAGCCACCTTTGAAAAGAAGATGCAAAGACAGCATGAGCTTAGTGag ATTTGCCACTGTAGAAGAGCCAAAGAGGAGAAACTTCAACAGGCAATAACAATGCACAGCCAATTTCATGCTCCATTATAG
- the VPS37A gene encoding vacuolar protein sorting-associated protein 37A isoform X1: MNWLFPLSKGGGSSSPAAPLPALTSLQQQKQRQIESLRSAHSAIAEIQKDVEYRLPFTVNNLTININVLLPPQFPQEKPVISVFPPVRHHLMDKQGVYVACPLISNFTMHSDLGKIIQSLLDEFWKNPPVLAPSSTSFPYLYSKPAGMPHYTPQGFPFLPPYPPQETNRSIASVPVAESGYTTDKPAAPSYGLITDLPLPVPTTEALLQVGQNGFSYKMPDVPDAFPELSELSIPQLTDMNEQEDILLEQFVNLPQLKQIIVDKDDLVKSIEELAKKNLLLEPSLEAKRQTVLDKYEHLTQMKATFEKKMQRQHELSESCSPSALQARLKVAAHEAEEESDTIAEDFLEGKMEIDDFLSSFMEKRTICHCRRAKEEKLQQAITMHSQFHAPL, translated from the exons ATGAACTGGCTGTTCCCCCTGTCCAAGGGCGGCGGCTCCTCGTCCCCCGCGGCCCCGCTCCCCGCCCTCACCAGCctccagcagcagaagcagcggCAGATCGAGTCCCTGCGCAGCGCCCATTCCGC CATTGCCGAAATACAGAAAGATGTGGAATATAGGTTGCCATTCACCGTAAACAACCTGACCATTAATATTAACGT CTTGCTTCCTCCTCAGTTTCCTCAGGAAAAACCGGTGATCAGTGTTTTCCCACCAGTAAGACATCACTTAATGGACAAACAAGGAGTGTATGTGGCATGTCCATTAATAAGCAAT TTCACAATGCACTCTGACCTTGGAAAAATTATTCAGAGTTTACTGGATGAGTTTTGGAAGAATCCTCCAGTTTTGGCTCCTAGCTCAACGTCATTTCCATA TCTTTACAGTAAACCAGCTGGAATGCCTCATTATACTCCTCAGGGTTTTCCGTTTCTTCCTCCATACCCACCACAAGAAACAAATAGATCTATAGCCTCTGTGCCAGTTGCTGAATCAGGTTACACTACAGACAAACCCGCTGCTCCATCCTATGGCTTGATCACAGACCTGCCATTACCTGTTCCAACAACAGAAGCACTATTACAG GTGGGCCAGAATGGCTTCAGTTACAAGATGCCTGATGTTCCTGATGCTTTTCCAGAGCTCTCAGAATTAAG tataCCACAGCTGACAGATATGAATGAGCAAGAGGATATTTTGCTGGAACAGTTTGTGAATCTGCCCCAGCTGAAGCAAATCATAGTGGATAAAGATGACTTAGTGAAAAGCATTGAAGAGTTAGCAA aaaaaaatttaCTGTTGGAACCCAGtctagaggcaaaaaggcaaacAGTGCTTGATAAA TATGAACATCTTACTCAGATGAAAGCCACCTTTGAAAAGAAGATGCAAAGACAGCATGAGCTTAGTGag AGTTGCAGTCCCAGTGCTTTGCAGGCCAGACTGAAAGTAGCTGCTCATGAAGCCGAAGAGGAGTCTGACACTATTGCAGAAGATTTCTTGGAAGGAAAAATGGAAATAGATGACTTTCTTAGTAGCTTCATGGAAAAGAGAACA ATTTGCCACTGTAGAAGAGCCAAAGAGGAGAAACTTCAACAGGCAATAACAATGCACAGCCAATTTCATGCTCCATTATAG
- the VPS37A gene encoding vacuolar protein sorting-associated protein 37A isoform X3 has protein sequence MDKQGVYVACPLISNFTMHSDLGKIIQSLLDEFWKNPPVLAPSSTSFPYLYSKPAGMPHYTPQGFPFLPPYPPQETNRSIASVPVAESGYTTDKPAAPSYGLITDLPLPVPTTEALLQVGQNGFSYKMPDVPDAFPELSELSIPQLTDMNEQEDILLEQFVNLPQLKQIIVDKDDLVKSIEELAKKNLLLEPSLEAKRQTVLDKYEHLTQMKATFEKKMQRQHELSESCSPSALQARLKVAAHEAEEESDTIAEDFLEGKMEIDDFLSSFMEKRTICHCRRAKEEKLQQAITMHSQFHAPL, from the exons ATGGACAAACAAGGAGTGTATGTGGCATGTCCATTAATAAGCAAT TTCACAATGCACTCTGACCTTGGAAAAATTATTCAGAGTTTACTGGATGAGTTTTGGAAGAATCCTCCAGTTTTGGCTCCTAGCTCAACGTCATTTCCATA TCTTTACAGTAAACCAGCTGGAATGCCTCATTATACTCCTCAGGGTTTTCCGTTTCTTCCTCCATACCCACCACAAGAAACAAATAGATCTATAGCCTCTGTGCCAGTTGCTGAATCAGGTTACACTACAGACAAACCCGCTGCTCCATCCTATGGCTTGATCACAGACCTGCCATTACCTGTTCCAACAACAGAAGCACTATTACAG GTGGGCCAGAATGGCTTCAGTTACAAGATGCCTGATGTTCCTGATGCTTTTCCAGAGCTCTCAGAATTAAG tataCCACAGCTGACAGATATGAATGAGCAAGAGGATATTTTGCTGGAACAGTTTGTGAATCTGCCCCAGCTGAAGCAAATCATAGTGGATAAAGATGACTTAGTGAAAAGCATTGAAGAGTTAGCAA aaaaaaatttaCTGTTGGAACCCAGtctagaggcaaaaaggcaaacAGTGCTTGATAAA TATGAACATCTTACTCAGATGAAAGCCACCTTTGAAAAGAAGATGCAAAGACAGCATGAGCTTAGTGag AGTTGCAGTCCCAGTGCTTTGCAGGCCAGACTGAAAGTAGCTGCTCATGAAGCCGAAGAGGAGTCTGACACTATTGCAGAAGATTTCTTGGAAGGAAAAATGGAAATAGATGACTTTCTTAGTAGCTTCATGGAAAAGAGAACA ATTTGCCACTGTAGAAGAGCCAAAGAGGAGAAACTTCAACAGGCAATAACAATGCACAGCCAATTTCATGCTCCATTATAG